A DNA window from Maribellus comscasis contains the following coding sequences:
- a CDS encoding helix-turn-helix domain-containing protein encodes MENSELPKRVRDFRIKKGLSQEELANKTGLSLRTIQRIENGESIPRGDTLKKIAIALQVSPEEIIDWQIQEDDNIITLLNLSQLGFIFFPWIGIIVPMIIWINQKDKIKNVDSIGKVILNYQISWNILLFGMLIALFIISPLIIIIWYLYNFILIIINTRRYIKKKQVNYKPTFKILQ; translated from the coding sequence ATGGAAAATTCAGAGTTGCCAAAAAGAGTAAGAGATTTTAGGATTAAAAAAGGATTATCTCAGGAAGAGCTTGCAAATAAGACGGGATTAAGTCTCAGAACCATTCAAAGAATTGAAAATGGAGAATCTATACCGAGAGGAGATACTTTGAAAAAAATAGCTATTGCGCTTCAAGTTTCGCCCGAAGAAATCATAGATTGGCAGATTCAAGAAGATGACAACATTATAACATTACTTAATTTATCTCAATTAGGATTTATATTTTTCCCCTGGATTGGAATAATAGTTCCAATGATTATATGGATTAACCAAAAAGATAAAATTAAAAACGTTGATTCTATCGGTAAAGTAATTTTAAATTACCAGATTTCCTGGAATATATTACTTTTTGGAATGCTAATAGCCTTATTTATAATAAGTCCATTAATAATCATAATTTGGTATTTATATAATTTTATATTAATTATTATAAACACAAGAAGATATATTAAGAAAAAACAAGTGAATTATAAACCAACATTTAAGATTCTGCAATAA